From Paenibacillus sp. GP183, one genomic window encodes:
- the yyaC gene encoding spore protease YyaC → MDKDDFQGRVMKLEEELSEPKERYWKKIKGDRLSSFLQSIADEKRLTPLSVVFVCIGTDRSSGDSLGPLVGTVLQEAGYPHVIGTLESPCDASNLCKRLLEIPAQCTVIAIDACLGQPMSVGLFQVSNQPLFPGKSVGKVLPIVGDYTIAAIVNADGPKRYSILQTTSLNKVLKMSKEITDAVREVFRL, encoded by the coding sequence ATGGACAAAGATGATTTTCAGGGTAGGGTGATGAAATTGGAGGAAGAATTAAGCGAACCGAAAGAACGCTATTGGAAAAAAATAAAAGGGGACCGGCTTTCCAGTTTTCTCCAATCCATTGCCGATGAAAAGAGGTTGACACCTTTATCTGTTGTTTTTGTTTGTATTGGAACAGACCGTTCTTCGGGGGATTCATTGGGTCCGTTAGTAGGGACAGTGCTTCAGGAAGCGGGATACCCTCATGTCATCGGCACGCTGGAATCACCTTGTGATGCAAGCAATTTATGCAAGAGACTGCTGGAGATTCCTGCGCAGTGCACGGTTATCGCAATTGATGCCTGCCTGGGTCAGCCCATGTCTGTGGGCTTGTTTCAGGTATCCAATCAGCCGCTGTTTCCGGGCAAGTCAGTGGGCAAAGTGCTTCCAATCGTCGGCGACTACACGATCGCCGCTATCGTAAATGCGGATGGTCCCAAGCGTTATTCGATTCTTCAAACGACTTCTTTAAATAAGGTTTTGAAGATGTCCAAAGAAATTACGGATGCTGTTCGAGAGGTTTTCCGACTATAA
- a CDS encoding ABC transporter ATP-binding protein — MRFGGALESYTANGGKPPKAKLKDVSLKRIVWLFRDYWGQLAVIILLALSAAVIGLIPPLVMREIIDKAIPKGNARQLVEMVLLLTLLPVASGVLGVWQNHLNTKVAQGVMRDLGQTLFHNLQRQSMAFFTASRSGEVVQRLTGDVQAVQNVITSLVVSSITQIVIVATTISILFALDWKLAIISMIILPLFVLPVRRVSSVRKRLRIETQKVRSDISSHLSETFGVSGALLTRIFGKEQQQEQAFTQMNQKVMYLELRLNWVGRWFGMAVSLLGPIGTAVIYLYGGFSVIQGNMTIGEIVAFTLYLGRLYMPVGTLLNLQVELGTALGVFQRIFEYADMQADVREAPNAPPMPAIRGHVAYKRVSFAYKPEQYALRDVSFEARPGEMVALVGPSGAGKSTLIGMIARLYDATEGSVEIDGVNVRDVQLQSLRDQIAYVTQESFLFHATIRENLLFAKEHASQEEMEAACRQAYIHDFIASLPEGYDTRVGERGHRLSGGERQRLAIARAILKRPRILILDEATSHLDSESESYVQAALDELMQGRTTLVIAHRLSTVLAADHILVIEAGSVVERGTHSELLAQDGLYARLYRTQFAKGEQGDQGDQGGHPSV, encoded by the coding sequence ATGAGATTTGGGGGAGCCTTGGAAAGCTACACGGCAAATGGGGGTAAACCGCCAAAAGCTAAGCTGAAGGATGTATCTCTGAAAAGAATAGTATGGCTGTTCCGTGACTATTGGGGACAGCTCGCAGTCATTATCCTGCTTGCTTTGTCAGCAGCCGTAATCGGACTTATTCCTCCGCTCGTCATGCGGGAAATTATAGATAAAGCGATACCGAAGGGAAATGCACGACAGCTTGTTGAAATGGTGCTTCTGCTGACTTTGCTGCCAGTGGCAAGCGGAGTGCTTGGTGTTTGGCAAAACCACCTCAATACCAAGGTGGCCCAAGGGGTCATGAGAGACCTGGGACAAACCCTGTTTCACAATCTTCAGCGCCAATCGATGGCTTTCTTTACAGCCTCGAGATCGGGTGAAGTCGTTCAACGGCTGACAGGGGACGTACAGGCTGTGCAAAATGTGATCACTTCTCTGGTCGTTTCCTCGATCACGCAAATCGTCATTGTGGCAACGACAATTAGCATTTTGTTTGCACTGGATTGGAAGCTGGCGATCATCTCGATGATCATTTTGCCGCTTTTTGTGCTGCCGGTGCGCCGTGTTTCGAGTGTCAGAAAGCGTCTTCGCATCGAAACGCAAAAGGTTCGGTCGGACATTTCTTCGCACCTCAGCGAAACCTTTGGTGTCTCGGGAGCGCTGCTGACGCGAATCTTCGGCAAGGAGCAGCAGCAGGAGCAAGCCTTCACCCAGATGAACCAAAAGGTAATGTACCTGGAGCTGCGCCTCAACTGGGTAGGCCGTTGGTTTGGCATGGCGGTCAGCCTGCTGGGTCCTATTGGTACAGCTGTCATTTATTTATACGGCGGCTTCTCCGTAATCCAGGGCAACATGACCATCGGAGAAATCGTGGCGTTCACGTTATACCTCGGACGCCTCTATATGCCCGTAGGCACACTGCTGAATCTGCAAGTGGAGCTCGGCACGGCGCTGGGTGTATTCCAGCGCATTTTCGAATATGCGGACATGCAGGCCGATGTCCGCGAAGCCCCGAACGCGCCGCCGATGCCGGCGATTCGCGGTCATGTGGCTTATAAGCGAGTGTCCTTCGCTTATAAGCCAGAGCAGTACGCGCTGCGGGACGTGTCCTTCGAAGCGCGGCCGGGCGAGATGGTCGCGCTCGTGGGACCGAGCGGCGCCGGCAAATCGACGCTGATCGGCATGATAGCGCGCCTCTACGACGCGACTGAGGGCAGCGTCGAGATCGACGGCGTGAACGTCCGTGACGTTCAGCTGCAGTCGCTGCGCGATCAGATCGCGTACGTGACGCAGGAATCGTTCCTGTTCCATGCGACGATTCGCGAGAACTTGCTCTTTGCGAAGGAGCACGCTTCGCAGGAGGAGATGGAGGCTGCTTGCCGCCAAGCCTACATCCATGATTTTATCGCGTCGCTGCCCGAAGGCTACGACACGAGGGTTGGCGAGCGCGGGCACCGGCTCTCGGGCGGCGAACGGCAGCGGCTTGCGATTGCCCGCGCGATCCTCAAGCGCCCGCGCATCCTCATCCTCGATGAGGCGACCTCGCACCTGGACTCGGAATCCGAGTCCTATGTGCAGGCCGCGCTAGATGAGCTGATGCAGGGGCGCACGACGCTCGTGATCGCGCATCGCCTGTCCACAGTGCTTGCCGCCGATCACATTCTGGTGATCGAAGCGGGAAGCGTCGTGGAGCGAGGCACGCACAGCGAGCTGCTCGCGCAGGACGGGCTCTATGCCCGGCTGTACCGCACGCAGTTCGCCAAGGGCGAACAAGGCGATCAAGGCGATCAAGGTGGTCACCCCTCGGTTTAG
- a CDS encoding DUF4129 domain-containing protein: protein MQLPEDKQKLKEILSKDEYSAYRQDSHNSLWDLLSWVWRKIRGLFPDITVSKGTGTLISYLLLAIVLVLIALAIYWFSKQIVRRSHIRSTSYLPEGEISRSYAYYWQQAAEYGEAGAWREGVRSVFLTLLFYLEAQKRIRVESWKTNWEYAAELADSDPAWVQLFHDSSLLFDQIWYGNAEATEHVFTLIYGSVAALLEKEAEKRHANA, encoded by the coding sequence TTGCAGCTTCCAGAGGATAAACAAAAGCTTAAGGAGATTTTGTCAAAAGATGAATATTCCGCTTACAGACAGGACTCCCATAACTCATTATGGGACCTGCTGAGCTGGGTATGGCGAAAAATAAGAGGCCTATTCCCTGATATTACGGTGTCGAAGGGGACAGGGACATTAATTTCTTATCTCCTTCTCGCTATTGTGCTGGTGCTTATTGCTCTGGCCATTTATTGGTTCTCCAAGCAGATCGTAAGGAGAAGTCATATTCGCTCAACCTCCTATTTGCCGGAAGGAGAGATCAGCCGATCTTATGCCTATTACTGGCAGCAGGCTGCCGAATATGGCGAAGCCGGCGCCTGGAGAGAAGGAGTCCGCTCGGTTTTTTTAACTCTGCTGTTTTACCTGGAAGCCCAAAAAAGGATTCGCGTGGAGAGCTGGAAGACGAATTGGGAATATGCAGCCGAGCTGGCAGACTCTGATCCGGCTTGGGTCCAGCTATTTCATGATTCTTCCTTGCTGTTTGATCAGATTTGGTATGGAAATGCTGAAGCAACAGAGCATGTTTTTACTTTGATTTACGGCAGTGTTGCTGCTCTGCTGGAAAAGGAGGCTGAGAAGCGGCATGCGAATGCTTAA
- a CDS encoding DUF4350 domain-containing protein, giving the protein MRMLNKLHVGLAISICLFLLLGYLIVKPKAEDKPPFLSFSADLDGVKAWRELLESKNSRVKEWRLDWSELPRGKNQLLTAVQPGTVTKEDVNHILEWVRQGNDLILLDQQPNEWSSYFPIVPLNGAHGQNSGNPSAADEARPIFREGDAKDKWTGVVQTGFRLKPSPDQHVLFSDGSGVLASQMAMGAGHLTMVLTPEWLTNERILANSHFELAWPLFDRPWSTVWLDETHHGYGTTRGLPAVYPAWIKLAALQLGLALLAWLWLRGKRFGPVYTPRAWTVRRGDETLLAVAGWYERLGFSREALSHQQQYLRQLLLARWGLSPSATAKQAADAARVRWPEVQAARLERLLEPPPALPGGVKPFVQRTREMGEMIAYLEKE; this is encoded by the coding sequence ATGCGAATGCTTAATAAGCTTCATGTTGGTCTTGCCATCAGTATTTGTCTGTTTCTCTTACTTGGCTATTTGATTGTGAAGCCCAAAGCGGAGGACAAGCCGCCTTTTCTTTCTTTTTCGGCGGATCTTGATGGCGTGAAAGCCTGGAGAGAGCTGCTCGAGAGCAAAAACAGCCGGGTAAAGGAATGGAGGCTGGACTGGAGCGAGCTTCCCCGTGGAAAGAACCAGCTGCTGACTGCGGTTCAGCCTGGAACTGTAACCAAGGAAGATGTGAATCATATCCTCGAATGGGTCAGGCAGGGAAATGATTTGATCCTTTTGGATCAGCAGCCGAACGAATGGAGCTCCTATTTTCCAATCGTCCCCCTGAACGGGGCGCATGGACAAAATAGCGGGAATCCATCAGCAGCGGATGAGGCCCGACCCATCTTTCGTGAAGGCGATGCCAAAGACAAATGGACAGGTGTCGTTCAAACCGGATTCCGACTAAAGCCGTCGCCTGATCAGCATGTCCTGTTTTCCGACGGAAGCGGCGTGTTAGCCAGTCAAATGGCCATGGGCGCGGGCCATTTGACGATGGTGCTGACGCCGGAGTGGCTGACCAATGAGCGTATCCTGGCCAACTCTCATTTTGAACTGGCGTGGCCGCTGTTCGACCGCCCGTGGAGCACGGTGTGGCTCGACGAGACGCACCACGGCTACGGAACCACACGCGGTCTGCCGGCGGTTTACCCCGCTTGGATCAAGCTCGCTGCCCTGCAGCTCGGCCTCGCGCTGCTCGCCTGGCTGTGGCTGCGCGGCAAGCGCTTCGGCCCCGTCTACACGCCGCGGGCGTGGACGGTCCGCCGCGGCGACGAAACGCTGCTCGCCGTCGCCGGCTGGTACGAGCGCCTCGGCTTCAGCCGAGAGGCGCTGTCGCACCAACAGCAGTACCTGCGGCAGCTGCTGCTCGCGCGCTGGGGGCTGAGCCCCAGCGCAACTGCGAAGCAGGCCGCGGATGCGGCGCGGGTCCGCTGGCCCGAGGTGCAGGCTGCGCGGCTGGAGCGGCTGCTGGAGCCGCCGCCGGCTTTGCCGGGAGGCGTGAAGCCGTTCGTGCAGCGCACGCGCGAGATGGGCGAGATGATCGCATACCTGGAGAAGGAGTGA
- a CDS encoding MoxR family ATPase, whose amino-acid sequence MDRLLEAMDRKLHGQKLNIRLLVAAMLAGGHVLLEGVPGLGKTRMARTLAALAGGEYKRIQFTPDLMPGDITGSVIFNMKENEFTTIQGPVFTNVLLADEINRSGPKTQAALLEAMEERQVTIQGNTFLLPDPFFVIATQNPVEYEGTYPLPEAQLDRFLFKLVLEYPNEEAEKLILRSHVPFLEEREQPLAPVITPERIKVWQKQLASVVVDDSLFTYIATLVRQTRESKRVQLGASPRAGIAVLMAAKAWAFMEGRGYVTPDDIKMVARPALRHRLLLTPQAELEGAASDHIIEETLGSIPVPR is encoded by the coding sequence ATGGATCGATTATTGGAAGCAATGGATCGCAAGCTGCATGGGCAAAAGCTGAACATACGCTTGTTGGTTGCGGCAATGCTGGCAGGAGGCCATGTACTGCTCGAAGGTGTGCCTGGGCTGGGTAAAACGAGAATGGCACGCACCTTGGCAGCGCTGGCAGGCGGCGAGTATAAGCGCATTCAGTTTACGCCCGATCTCATGCCCGGCGATATCACGGGAAGCGTGATTTTCAACATGAAAGAAAATGAATTTACAACGATACAAGGTCCGGTTTTCACCAATGTGCTGCTTGCGGATGAAATCAACCGCTCCGGACCGAAAACTCAAGCGGCATTGCTGGAAGCGATGGAGGAGCGCCAAGTTACTATTCAAGGGAACACCTTCCTTCTTCCGGATCCATTCTTCGTCATCGCGACGCAAAACCCGGTGGAATATGAAGGAACCTATCCGCTCCCAGAAGCACAGCTGGATCGATTTTTGTTTAAACTGGTGCTGGAGTATCCGAATGAAGAAGCGGAAAAGCTGATTCTCCGCAGCCACGTTCCGTTTCTCGAAGAGCGGGAACAGCCGCTTGCTCCCGTGATCACTCCGGAACGGATCAAAGTTTGGCAAAAGCAGCTCGCTTCGGTCGTAGTGGATGATTCACTTTTCACGTACATAGCTACACTGGTGCGCCAAACCAGGGAATCGAAACGCGTTCAGCTTGGCGCCAGTCCCCGAGCAGGCATTGCTGTGCTGATGGCAGCCAAAGCATGGGCATTTATGGAAGGGCGAGGTTATGTGACCCCCGATGATATCAAAATGGTGGCTCGTCCCGCCCTTAGACACAGGCTGCTGCTGACACCGCAAGCGGAATTGGAGGGTGCAGCCAGTGACCACATCATTGAAGAAACGCTCGGCTCCATTCCGGTTCCTCGGTAA
- a CDS encoding DUF58 domain-containing protein has translation MTTSLKKRSAPFRFLGKLLLEDFVVPTRRFILLLLVGAALTLLGFGLQLGSYIFWTYNALLLVFSVIDVRLLPRRREWSVQRQLPSRVDVNESFEVRLELSLAKPYSVQLEISDDLPVTFSGAPEQRKDKPNPDVLGDDYLTNRSLTGGIMSGLSAAFRYSTKAYERGLYRFSYVYLRYSGGFGLWKKQLRFDQAGEIEVYPDLSGVRGVLGSFQDALILEGNRLYKKQRSGSDFHYIRDFAQGDDSRHINWKASARTAKLMTNLFQPEKGKIVTLVLDCGRMMGIELEGQVKLDRTLEAALTMAAVALRQGDQVALLAYSTRVKVYVPPGRGLTHLQELTRAVYDLKSEFVESSYSTAFSHMLGFQKKRSLIMLFSDMESFLQSKELLPYLSRLRKSNPVLLLSLQDPVLYEWGRVNAENSRTAFIQSLAHKFATDRNHYVHKMAGMSIPVLDVPADQLTLSAVNAYLDLKARDAL, from the coding sequence GTGACCACATCATTGAAGAAACGCTCGGCTCCATTCCGGTTCCTCGGTAAACTGCTGCTTGAGGATTTTGTGGTACCGACACGGCGGTTCATCCTGCTTCTTCTCGTTGGTGCTGCTCTAACTCTTCTTGGGTTTGGCTTGCAGCTTGGCAGCTACATATTCTGGACCTATAATGCTTTGCTGCTGGTGTTCAGTGTGATCGATGTGCGGCTGCTTCCAAGGCGAAGAGAATGGTCTGTGCAGCGTCAATTACCCAGCCGGGTCGATGTCAATGAGAGCTTTGAGGTTAGGCTCGAGTTAAGCTTGGCCAAGCCCTATTCGGTGCAGTTGGAGATCAGTGATGATCTGCCAGTTACCTTCAGCGGCGCACCGGAGCAACGAAAGGATAAACCGAATCCGGATGTGCTTGGTGATGACTATTTGACCAACCGCTCCTTAACTGGCGGGATCATGTCGGGATTGTCCGCCGCATTCAGATATAGCACTAAAGCTTATGAAAGAGGGCTATACCGCTTTTCCTATGTGTATCTGCGATATTCGGGAGGTTTTGGTCTCTGGAAAAAGCAGCTTCGTTTCGATCAAGCGGGAGAAATAGAAGTATATCCTGATTTGTCCGGGGTGCGCGGTGTATTGGGTTCGTTCCAGGATGCGCTTATCTTGGAAGGGAATCGGCTGTATAAAAAGCAAAGAAGCGGCTCGGATTTTCATTACATCCGGGATTTTGCGCAGGGTGACGATTCGCGGCATATTAACTGGAAAGCTTCGGCTCGCACAGCCAAGCTGATGACCAACCTTTTTCAACCGGAAAAAGGCAAGATTGTGACGCTCGTGCTGGATTGTGGGCGCATGATGGGGATTGAGCTGGAAGGGCAGGTGAAGCTGGACCGAACGCTGGAAGCGGCTTTGACTATGGCTGCCGTTGCGCTCAGGCAGGGTGATCAGGTTGCGCTACTGGCCTATTCGACTCGCGTCAAGGTATATGTGCCTCCCGGCAGAGGCCTTACTCACTTGCAAGAGCTGACCCGTGCCGTTTACGATTTAAAAAGCGAGTTTGTCGAATCCAGCTACAGTACTGCGTTTAGCCACATGCTCGGATTTCAAAAGAAACGCTCTCTGATCATGCTGTTTTCGGATATGGAAAGCTTCCTGCAAAGCAAGGAATTGCTCCCCTACCTAAGCAGGCTGCGCAAAAGCAATCCTGTACTCTTGCTATCGCTCCAGGATCCTGTGCTGTATGAATGGGGCCGCGTCAACGCGGAGAACAGCCGAACCGCCTTCATTCAAAGCTTGGCGCACAAATTTGCCACGGATCGTAATCATTATGTACATAAAATGGCCGGCATGAGCATCCCAGTTCTCGATGTTCCCGCCGACCAGCTCACTCTTAGTGCTGTGAATGCTTATTTGGACCTCAAAGCCAGAGATGCTCTTTAA
- a CDS encoding stage II sporulation protein M → MEISRFIKEHKSQWTELEQLLAQMGKKRKSRLYAEHLDRFTELYKSVSSHLATLQTYRPADEMTFYLNQLVAKAHNVMYQENNRSSQQLRAFFLNYFPALIRKRKLFVVFALALFLIGGVSGYVAVWKDPLNLYQIVPPSMAAGIDPAQTNQPRGDLHSPLVSTTIMTNNIRVAVMAFVSGITLGLGTIYLLVTNGLLIGALAAVFVQSGRSYIFWAYILPHGVIELTAIFIAGGAGLYMGYRIFVPGPYSRKHRFLESAKESAQLMLGTIPLFVIAGIIEGYITPSAISLEAKYLVAGATLLLLAVYYVFGASKQRSPIRQG, encoded by the coding sequence ATGGAAATCTCTCGCTTCATCAAAGAACACAAATCACAATGGACTGAGCTCGAGCAGCTCCTTGCGCAAATGGGTAAAAAACGAAAATCCCGCCTGTATGCCGAACATTTAGACCGTTTCACGGAGCTGTACAAATCCGTCTCCTCTCACCTGGCGACACTTCAAACGTACCGACCGGCGGATGAAATGACCTTTTACCTGAACCAACTGGTCGCTAAAGCCCATAACGTGATGTATCAAGAAAATAACCGCAGCTCGCAACAGCTTCGTGCTTTCTTTTTGAACTATTTCCCGGCTTTGATTCGTAAAAGAAAGCTGTTCGTCGTATTTGCGCTAGCCCTCTTCCTGATCGGTGGTGTGTCCGGCTACGTTGCCGTTTGGAAGGACCCGCTGAATCTGTATCAGATCGTCCCTCCCAGCATGGCGGCAGGCATTGATCCTGCCCAAACGAATCAGCCTCGCGGTGATCTGCACAGCCCGCTCGTTTCTACCACAATCATGACCAATAACATTCGTGTAGCCGTCATGGCTTTTGTCAGCGGCATTACACTCGGGCTGGGAACTATATATTTACTCGTGACAAACGGTTTGTTGATCGGAGCACTAGCCGCCGTGTTCGTGCAGTCCGGCAGGAGCTACATCTTCTGGGCGTACATACTGCCGCATGGCGTCATAGAGCTGACGGCTATATTTATCGCTGGCGGCGCAGGCCTTTACATGGGGTACCGCATTTTTGTGCCCGGTCCTTATTCGAGAAAGCATCGCTTTCTCGAATCAGCCAAGGAATCGGCACAGCTGATGCTGGGCACCATTCCCCTGTTCGTGATCGCAGGCATCATCGAGGGGTATATCACCCCATCAGCGATATCACTCGAAGCCAAGTACCTGGTAGCAGGCGCTACATTACTGCTATTAGCCGTTTACTATGTATTCGGAGCAAGTAAACAGAGGAGCCCCATTCGACAAGGCTGA
- a CDS encoding RDD family protein, translating to MNEFQEKELTVITPEHVQLQFQTAGIGSRAIAHLLDGLILIIFNGLLLACAVGINKVAGGHLFPGLSDYASAFAIIIVLLLNTGYFVLTEMYMGGQTPGKRILGLRVLQENGQSATFLSIIIRNLFRILDLLPSFYFLGVLVMLFSSKDKRIGDMVAGTIVIFEQSRERLKRKKTIDKTIVKWQNRLPVLILEEEARQRITSKDWQLLHAWMERLPSLPGVKREELSIPIARHFAAKLEYSSSQLNETSAYLVALYKELRSDWEV from the coding sequence ATGAACGAGTTTCAAGAGAAAGAACTTACGGTTATAACCCCCGAGCATGTGCAGTTGCAGTTTCAAACCGCCGGTATCGGCAGCAGAGCCATAGCGCATTTGCTGGACGGATTGATTTTGATAATCTTCAATGGATTGCTCCTTGCGTGTGCTGTTGGCATAAACAAAGTGGCTGGAGGGCATTTATTTCCCGGCTTGTCCGATTATGCCTCTGCGTTTGCGATCATCATTGTGTTGCTGCTGAATACGGGTTATTTTGTACTGACAGAGATGTATATGGGCGGGCAAACACCCGGCAAACGAATACTGGGTCTGCGCGTTCTCCAGGAAAACGGACAATCGGCGACATTTTTATCGATTATCATTCGCAATCTTTTTCGCATCCTGGACCTCCTGCCGTCCTTTTATTTTCTAGGTGTACTTGTGATGCTGTTCAGCTCCAAAGATAAGCGCATCGGCGATATGGTGGCGGGCACGATTGTTATTTTTGAGCAAAGTCGAGAGCGCCTGAAACGCAAAAAAACCATCGATAAAACGATAGTAAAATGGCAGAACCGTCTGCCTGTTCTGATACTGGAAGAAGAAGCAAGACAGCGGATTACCTCTAAGGATTGGCAGCTGCTGCACGCATGGATGGAACGTTTACCCAGTTTGCCCGGTGTAAAAAGAGAGGAGCTCAGCATCCCAATCGCCCGGCATTTTGCAGCAAAGCTGGAGTATTCATCCTCACAATTGAATGAGACATCCGCTTATTTGGTTGCTTTATATAAGGAATTGCGCAGTGATTGGGAGGTTTGA
- a CDS encoding oxidoreductase → MTKKALIAGATGLIGKELVALLLSDPHYEQVIALVRKPMPIQHTKLVQHLTDFDHLEEVSELFRDAADVFCTLGTTIKVAKTKAAFRKVDYEYPVRLARLAMQNGAQQFLIVTAMGANRDSGIFYNQVKGQVEEEIRGIGLPALHIFRPSLLLGDRAESRLGEQIGSVLAGILTPFMVGGLRKYRPIHVKTVARAMVHTARTQVKGYDVYSSEEIAKRGF, encoded by the coding sequence ATGACAAAAAAAGCATTGATTGCTGGCGCAACTGGGCTGATCGGTAAAGAACTGGTGGCGCTGCTGCTGTCTGATCCCCATTATGAACAGGTGATAGCATTAGTCAGAAAGCCGATGCCCATACAGCATACAAAGCTTGTTCAACATTTAACTGATTTTGACCATTTGGAGGAAGTATCGGAGCTTTTTCGGGATGCGGCGGACGTATTTTGCACACTTGGAACGACGATTAAAGTGGCGAAGACCAAAGCGGCTTTTCGCAAGGTGGACTATGAATATCCAGTCAGGCTTGCTCGATTAGCCATGCAAAACGGGGCACAGCAATTCTTGATCGTAACGGCTATGGGCGCGAACCGGGACTCCGGCATTTTTTACAACCAGGTAAAAGGGCAGGTGGAAGAAGAGATTAGGGGTATAGGCTTGCCTGCCCTGCATATCTTTCGTCCTTCGCTCTTATTGGGAGATCGTGCCGAAAGCCGCTTGGGTGAACAGATTGGATCCGTCCTGGCTGGAATTCTTACTCCATTTATGGTCGGCGGACTGCGCAAATATAGGCCTATCCACGTTAAAACAGTAGCCCGGGCCATGGTTCATACAGCACGAACCCAAGTGAAGGGATATGATGTGTATTCATCCGAAGAAATAGCAAAGAGGGGTTTTTGA
- a CDS encoding dehydrogenase, translated as MYNKTNERHNPQYPNARAIRRACSKELYRTAKRLKTWISPELMKQAEDTYYKQVVLNLAVIVEMQSNRKAQADWWEEHVSGDIAELWQVEPAVLNRAFRDAYGG; from the coding sequence ATGTATAATAAAACCAATGAAAGGCACAACCCTCAATATCCCAATGCCCGGGCGATTCGAAGAGCCTGCAGCAAGGAGCTGTACCGCACAGCCAAAAGGCTGAAAACCTGGATATCCCCGGAACTCATGAAGCAAGCGGAAGATACGTATTACAAACAGGTGGTACTAAATTTGGCCGTGATTGTGGAGATGCAGAGCAACCGCAAGGCGCAAGCCGACTGGTGGGAGGAGCATGTCAGCGGGGATATAGCAGAGCTTTGGCAAGTGGAACCCGCAGTGCTGAATCGGGCTTTTCGCGACGCGTACGGAGGTTGA
- a CDS encoding cupredoxin domain-containing protein, which translates to MSKVFLIHKKHLVFTGTAILLVAAALFWGKEQLIPALADSGPARTIHMVTGEFASKTADGKSIEVYRLDPGTIVVHKGEKINLSIFGVNGDSHPFIIEGLNVKGEVKKGKETVVSFTAQKAGIYRIICTAHPDIAHNGPMVAYIVVN; encoded by the coding sequence ATGTCCAAAGTATTCCTGATTCATAAAAAACACCTGGTCTTTACAGGAACTGCGATTTTACTTGTTGCTGCAGCTCTATTCTGGGGCAAAGAACAATTGATTCCTGCTCTTGCCGATTCGGGTCCGGCCAGAACGATTCATATGGTCACCGGAGAATTTGCGTCCAAGACGGCAGATGGCAAATCAATTGAAGTATACCGCCTGGATCCAGGTACGATTGTCGTGCACAAAGGTGAGAAGATTAACCTCAGCATTTTTGGAGTGAACGGGGACAGCCACCCCTTTATCATCGAAGGCTTGAATGTGAAAGGTGAAGTGAAAAAAGGCAAGGAGACTGTCGTCTCGTTCACCGCCCAAAAGGCAGGCATTTATCGCATCATTTGCACAGCACATCCTGATATCGCACACAATGGACCTATGGTCGCTTATATCGTCGTTAACTGA
- a CDS encoding DedA family protein, with protein sequence MSAFIHQVLDYITGLGYWGIFLGLMLEVIPNELLLAYAGFLVSNGQITFIGAMLCAVFGGTLAQIVLYWIGRYGGRPFVERFGKYLLISKHHIDVAESWFNKYGTGMIFTARFVPVVRHAISIPAGMARMPLSRFTIYTALALVPYSILYIWLGMTLKDNWQKINEYAGPYIKPVIMAAVVLTALYIAYKFFMKRRQIRE encoded by the coding sequence ATGAGTGCGTTTATTCATCAAGTGTTGGATTACATAACAGGTTTAGGGTATTGGGGTATTTTCCTGGGGCTGATGCTGGAAGTTATCCCGAATGAATTACTTCTGGCCTACGCGGGATTTTTGGTTTCCAATGGCCAAATCACCTTTATTGGCGCCATGCTGTGTGCGGTATTTGGAGGAACCTTGGCGCAAATCGTGCTTTACTGGATTGGGCGTTACGGCGGAAGGCCTTTTGTTGAGAGATTCGGTAAATATTTGCTTATTTCCAAGCATCACATCGATGTTGCAGAGTCCTGGTTTAACAAATATGGTACGGGCATGATTTTTACTGCCAGATTCGTACCCGTTGTGCGTCACGCCATATCCATTCCAGCGGGAATGGCAAGAATGCCATTGTCACGGTTTACGATTTATACGGCTCTGGCCTTGGTCCCCTATTCCATTTTATATATCTGGCTCGGGATGACCTTAAAGGACAATTGGCAAAAAATCAACGAATATGCGGGTCCGTACATCAAGCCGGTGATTATGGCGGCTGTTGTACTGACTGCGCTTTATATTGCATACAAATTTTTTATGAAAAGAAGACAAATCAGAGAATAA